The Antedon mediterranea chromosome 7, ecAntMedi1.1, whole genome shotgun sequence genome has a segment encoding these proteins:
- the LOC140054589 gene encoding iron-sulfur cluster co-chaperone protein HscB-like — MAAPMVMFRIQSSKFVLRQCFVKFKCILPKPSNVHIIEVNKICNFRAFSSLCNYKYRVRMLDGSPGPEIFLKTGDHVATKAISSARFGSGMCKVIGPKHLVGYDTCSPIRFCHTSSICWNCLASNSHPEIGVNFFCESCKMIQPCQENIDYFQRMSLLKSFDIDTKELTQTFRNFQRLLHPDKFSQKSPKEQEFSAGQSSAVNKAYSTLLKPLNRGLYLLELLGHPIEEGDSMVDKVFLMDMMELNEELSDTTNLEIVKKIGEENELNIKELMIQLAELFKNDQLKEARDVLAKLKYYTNIDDKVKEKLGTSTV, encoded by the coding sequence atggcaGCGCCCATGGTAATGTTTCGAATCCAAAGTTCTAAATTTGTGTTACGGCAGTGTTTTGTGAAGTTTAAATGTATATTACCAAAACCAAGTAATGTACATATTATTGAAGTAAATAAGATATGTAATTTTAGGGCTTTTTCAAGCTTATGTAACTATAAATATCGTGTTAGAATGTTGGACGGTTCGCCAGGCCCAGAAATTTTTCTGAAGACTGGCGATCATGTTGCAACTAAGGCCATATCGTCCGCTCGTTTTGGGAGTGGTATGTGTAAGGTTATTGGGCCTAAGCATCTCGTTGGATACGATACATGCAGTCCAATTCGTTTTTGCCATACTTCATCAATATGTTGGAATTGTTTAGCTTCAAATTCACATCCTGAGATTGGCGtaaattttttttgtgaatCTTGCAAAATGATTCAACCATGTCAAGAAAATATTGACTATTTTCAAAGAATGAGTTTACTAAAATCATTTGACATTGACACAAAAGAACTTACTCAAACATTCCGAAATTTTCAACGCTTACTTCATCCAGATAAGTTCAGTCAGAAGTCTCCTAAGGAACAAGAATTCTCAGCTGGGCAGTCCTCTGCTGTCAACAAAGCATATTCAACATTATTAAAACCTTTAAATAGAGGATTGTATCTATTGGAACTTCTAGGCCACCCAATCGAAGAAGGCGACTCAATGGTCGATAAAGTATTTCTTATGGATATGATGGAGTTAAATGAAGAGTTGTCCGATACAACCAACCTAGAAATTGTAAAGAAAATTGGTGAAGAAAATGAATTGAATATTAAAGAGTTAATGATACAACTTGCAGAGCTATTTAAGAATGACCAGTTGAAAGAAGCGAGAGACGTCCTAGCAAAACTAAAATATTACACAAACATTGACGATAAAGTGAAAGAAAAACTTGGTACATCAACAGTTTAA
- the LOC140054588 gene encoding citramalyl-CoA lyase, mitochondrial-like, with translation MNFSLAKHIAHSYFKHYRLISCKRWVRSRINSSDIDVQMLGPASSIRRQSVFTPRRAVMYVPGSEQKKLGKLEGLAVDCAVMDCEDGVAINRKDVARENIRASLDSLSTPGVGDLAVRINAMDSGIVSDDLNIIYKAHNLPKTLMLPKVNSQKDLNLFSEIFVDVLRRKNCPNYKAKLVIFTESAIGLINLKDILQEGMELSKTLPFQLEGVVFGSDDFCADIGASRTEGANELLYARQKVVTTAKAFGLQAIDLVHINFRDLKSLEKQSLEGATMGFTGKQVIHPNQVDVVQRAFSPSDEKVEWAQELIKEFENHQQSGKGAMTFRGSMIDMPLVLQAKNILSLVNTNNNVKR, from the exons ATGAATTTTTCTTTAGCCAAACACATTGCTCActcatattttaaacattatagaTTAATTTCATGTAAAAGATGGGTTAGGTCTAGAATTAACTCTTCAGATATAGACGTTCAAATGCTAGGCCCTGCCTCGTCAATCAGAAGGCAATCGGTTTTCACACCTCGGCGGGCCGTGATGTATGTTCCCGGGAGTGAACAAAAAAAGTTAGGAAAGTTAGAGGGCCTAGCAGTAGATTGTGCTGTGATGGATTGTGAAGATGGAGTGGCGATTAACAGAAAG gatGTAGCCAGAGAAAACATCAGAGCATCACTTGACTCTTTATCAACGCCGGGTGTAGGCGACTTGGCTGTTAGAATAAATGCTATGGATTCTGGGATAGTATCGGATGacttaaatataatttacaaagcTCATAATTTACCAAAAACCTTAATGCTTCCCAAAGTTAACAGTCAGAAAGATTTAAATTTG TTTTCTGAAATCTTTGTAGATGTTTTGAGGAGAAAGAATTGCCCAAATTATAAAGCAAAGCTTGTCATATTCACTGAGAGTGCTATTGGTCTTATAAACTTGAAGGATATTCTACAAGAAGGCATGGAACTTTCTAAGACTCTTCCATTCCAGCTTGAAGGGGTGGTTTTTGGATCAGATGATTTTTGTGCTGACATCG GTGCAAGTAGAACAGAAGGAGCCAACGAATTGTTGTATGCACGACAAAAGGTTGTTACAACAGCAAAAGCATTTGGATTGCAAGCAATTGATTTAGTTCACATTAATTTTCGTG atctCAAGTCTCTTGAGAAACAATCACTAGAAGGAGCGACTATGGGCTTTACTGGTAAGCAGGTCATTCACCCCAATCAGGTGGACGTGGTTCAACGAGCATTCAGTCCATCTGATGAGAAAGTTGAATGGGCTCAAGAACTCATCAAAGAATTTGAAAATCACCAACAGTCAGGAAAG ggtGCAATGACCTTCCGAGGCAGTATGATAGACATGCCATTAGTATTACAAGCTAAGAACATCCTAAGTCTTGTGAACACCAACAATAATGTGAAAAGGTGA
- the LOC140054587 gene encoding protein MMS22-like isoform X2: MNQSLLKTERYLDGLASLSKSAIGWFDQCKQRATDHTASQDSENSFHLFLRIIAAQFGKLEGSDKLQGWRQIKGRLYSKFHSRSMQELNSNGLSQFISLFLILAQKVDLTDVSHKMVDLLDMLLMDSSLSRSKQQIIYKGLFTLCLVLQERQVDMSFVADKLSSGFDTICRELSQTDMDIGERHQIWTLITLYTDSTQDVFDNSSDNLSLSEEKLIGSGFKHLLPACNESEIRVMLQFTLNLMACQSVYKRMYRSEGKHVPKAKIKDLIQRLWNNFYSFVKSSSSNSKPNCLLADVAASFTMLASDMEDNLTEPQEKMLDIFNYFGVADTSVHFSISLRYLCHLLPNTALMQKVEKHYGEAYQPTLIHAWVRCSILTNQNADELQEFTRLIYKLPAMTTILGNRAQLPDTNEPEFSQFVRCLGQRFASAKNLQEKIQFRKETLQLFGDLVKLIQFSLKKSSAAEAELKWLYRAIGYIVRDCAPVLYVQSKPHQSQLPGLISELLLPPLIFNPNKTLPTNMLSAIRDTLNLFLEGLSTLDFHKDGFIRQKMQEIVQQYFIRFAIKSSLMPNSNSVTANHPLLVTLYPSQRHNPTPHMRKLRQFVIEVLRSRFIALKGQQAPSQAANALQFVHELFTRTSLANETAKNAAPLLDTILNYLLMCDNGGLKRQASQILVIMMQACKSSADKNINKDLSSILQKFVDRNLQVHQSSTFQVLESVAALYPLPMYDMIPYLNELLAKCEMKRGAGTDNRIRRTYKSLLGHLGSGGEVVIQQIEQGREVLEY; encoded by the exons ATG AATCAATCTTTATTAAAGACAGAGCGTTACCTAGATGGATTAGCATCTCTAAG TAAATCAGCAATAGGATGGTTTGACCAATGTAAACAAAGAGCAACTGACCACACAGCAAG CCAAGACTCTGAAAACAGTTTTCATCTTTTTTTGCGAATCATTGCTGCTCAATTTGGGAAATTGGAGGGATCAGACAAATTACAAGGATGGCGGCAAATTAAAGGAAG gttgtaCTCCAAGTTTCACAGTCGTAGCATGCAAGAACTGAATAGCAATGGATTAAGTCAATTCATAAGTCTTTTTCTTATTCTTGCACAGAAAGTAGATCTTACAGATGTG agTCATAAGATGGTAGATTTACTTGATATGCTGTTAATGGATTCATCATTATCTCGTAGTAAGCAACAGATCATATACAaag GTTTGTTTACATTGTGTCTTGTGCTTCAAGAAAGGCAGGTGGATATGTCGTTTGTTGCCGACAAACTTTCATCAGGTTTTGATACAATTTGCAG aGAACTGTCACAGACAGATATGGATATTGGTGAACGGCACCAGATATGGACACTTATAACATTGTACACTGATTCCACTCAAGATGTGTTTGATAACAGTAGTGACAATCTGTCCCTATCAGAAGAAAAACTTATAG gatCAGGTTTCAAACATCTTTTACCAGCTTGTAATGAATCTGAAATACGAGTCATGCTTCAGTTCACATTAAACCTCATGGCATGTCAAAG CGTGTATAAGAGAATGTATCGGTCAGAAGGCAAGCATGTACCAAAGGCAAAAATTAAAG ATTTGATTCAAAGATTATGGAATAACTTTTACTCTTTTGTGAAATCAAGTTCATCAAATTCTAAACCAAATTGTTTACTTGCTGACGTTGCTGCTAGTTTCACTATGCTGGCCTCAGACAT gGAAGATAATTTGACGGAACCACAAGAAAAAATGTTggatattttcaattattttggtGTAGCTGACACAAGCGTACATTTCAG TATTTCATTGCGCTATCTTTGCCATCTTCTACCAAACACTGCCCTCATGCAAAAAGTAGAAAAACACTACGGAGAAGCCTATCAACCCACCCTCATTCATGCTTGGGTCAGGTgttcaatattgaccaatcaaaatgcAGATGAACTACAGGAGTTTACCAGACTTATTTACAAGCTTCCAGCAATGACTACCATATTAGGAAACCGT GCACAGTTACCAGATACCAATGAGCCTGAATTCAGCCAGTTTGTAAGATGTCTTGGACAACGTTTTGCTTCTGCAAAG AACTTGCAAGAAAAGATTCAGTTTCGGAAGGAGACGCTACAACTATTTGGTGATCTTGTTAAACTGATCCAGTTTTCATTGAAGAAGTCAAGCGCAGCTGAAGCGGAACTGAAATGGCTTTACAGAGCAATTGGTTATATTGTAAGAGATTGTGCTCCTGTGTTGTATGTTCAG agcAAGCCTCACCAATCACAGTTACCAGGTCTAATCAGTGAACTACTGCTACCACCTCTTATCTTCAACCCTAACAAGACACTACCAACTAACATGCTAAGTGCAATCAGAGACACACTTAACTTG TTTCTTGAAGGCTTGTCAACATTGGACTTCCACAAAGACGGGTTCATTCGACAGAAGATGCAGGAAATCGTACAACAATATTTTATCAGATTTGCAATT aaaTCATCTCTGATGCCAAATAGTAACAGTGTAACTGCCAATCACCCATTGTTG GTCACTCTATATCCATCTCAACGACACAATCCAACTCCACACATGAG AAAGCTGAGGCAGTTTGTAATTGAAGTTTTAAGGTCCAGATTTATTGCGTTAAAAGGCCAGCAGGCACCAAGCCAGGCAGCCAATGCACTCCAGTTTGTTCATGAACTATTTACCAGGACTAGTTTAGCAAATGAGACAGCTAA AAATGCAGCACCACTTTTAGAcacaattttgaattatttgttGATGTGCGATAATGGTGGACTGAAACGACAGGCATCTCAGATTTTAGTGATTATGATGCAGGCTTGTAAGAGCAGTGCAGATAAAAATATTAA cAAAGATTTATCGTCCATATTACAAAAATTTGTAGATCGCAATCTTCAAGTTCATCAGTCTAGTACGTTTCAAGTGCTTGAAAGTGTTGCTGCCCTCTACCCTCTCCCGATGTATGACATGATTCCATATTTGAATGAACTACTTGCAAAATGTGAGATGAAGAGAGGTGCTGGCACCGATAACCGAATCAG gAGGACATACAAGTCGTTGTTAGGTCATCTGGGGTCAGGTGGAGAAGTTGTAATCCAACAAATTGAACAAGGCAGAGAGGTGTTAGAATACTAA
- the LOC140054587 gene encoding protein MMS22-like isoform X1, producing MNQSLLKTERYLDGLASLSKSAIGWFDQCKQRATDHTASQDSENSFHLFLRIIAAQFGKLEGSDKLQGWRQIKGRLYSKFHSRSMQELNSNGLSQFISLFLILAQKVDLTDVSHKMVDLLDMLLMDSSLSRSKQQIIYKGLFTLCLVLQERQVDMSFVADKLSSGFDTICRELSQTDMDIGERHQIWTLITLYTDSTQDVFDNSSDNLSLSEEKLIGSGFKHLLPACNESEIRVMLQFTLNLMACQRSVYKRMYRSEGKHVPKAKIKDLIQRLWNNFYSFVKSSSSNSKPNCLLADVAASFTMLASDMEDNLTEPQEKMLDIFNYFGVADTSVHFSISLRYLCHLLPNTALMQKVEKHYGEAYQPTLIHAWVRCSILTNQNADELQEFTRLIYKLPAMTTILGNRAQLPDTNEPEFSQFVRCLGQRFASAKNLQEKIQFRKETLQLFGDLVKLIQFSLKKSSAAEAELKWLYRAIGYIVRDCAPVLYVQSKPHQSQLPGLISELLLPPLIFNPNKTLPTNMLSAIRDTLNLFLEGLSTLDFHKDGFIRQKMQEIVQQYFIRFAIKSSLMPNSNSVTANHPLLVTLYPSQRHNPTPHMRKLRQFVIEVLRSRFIALKGQQAPSQAANALQFVHELFTRTSLANETAKNAAPLLDTILNYLLMCDNGGLKRQASQILVIMMQACKSSADKNINKDLSSILQKFVDRNLQVHQSSTFQVLESVAALYPLPMYDMIPYLNELLAKCEMKRGAGTDNRIRRTYKSLLGHLGSGGEVVIQQIEQGREVLEY from the exons ATG AATCAATCTTTATTAAAGACAGAGCGTTACCTAGATGGATTAGCATCTCTAAG TAAATCAGCAATAGGATGGTTTGACCAATGTAAACAAAGAGCAACTGACCACACAGCAAG CCAAGACTCTGAAAACAGTTTTCATCTTTTTTTGCGAATCATTGCTGCTCAATTTGGGAAATTGGAGGGATCAGACAAATTACAAGGATGGCGGCAAATTAAAGGAAG gttgtaCTCCAAGTTTCACAGTCGTAGCATGCAAGAACTGAATAGCAATGGATTAAGTCAATTCATAAGTCTTTTTCTTATTCTTGCACAGAAAGTAGATCTTACAGATGTG agTCATAAGATGGTAGATTTACTTGATATGCTGTTAATGGATTCATCATTATCTCGTAGTAAGCAACAGATCATATACAaag GTTTGTTTACATTGTGTCTTGTGCTTCAAGAAAGGCAGGTGGATATGTCGTTTGTTGCCGACAAACTTTCATCAGGTTTTGATACAATTTGCAG aGAACTGTCACAGACAGATATGGATATTGGTGAACGGCACCAGATATGGACACTTATAACATTGTACACTGATTCCACTCAAGATGTGTTTGATAACAGTAGTGACAATCTGTCCCTATCAGAAGAAAAACTTATAG gatCAGGTTTCAAACATCTTTTACCAGCTTGTAATGAATCTGAAATACGAGTCATGCTTCAGTTCACATTAAACCTCATGGCATGTCAAAG AAGCGTGTATAAGAGAATGTATCGGTCAGAAGGCAAGCATGTACCAAAGGCAAAAATTAAAG ATTTGATTCAAAGATTATGGAATAACTTTTACTCTTTTGTGAAATCAAGTTCATCAAATTCTAAACCAAATTGTTTACTTGCTGACGTTGCTGCTAGTTTCACTATGCTGGCCTCAGACAT gGAAGATAATTTGACGGAACCACAAGAAAAAATGTTggatattttcaattattttggtGTAGCTGACACAAGCGTACATTTCAG TATTTCATTGCGCTATCTTTGCCATCTTCTACCAAACACTGCCCTCATGCAAAAAGTAGAAAAACACTACGGAGAAGCCTATCAACCCACCCTCATTCATGCTTGGGTCAGGTgttcaatattgaccaatcaaaatgcAGATGAACTACAGGAGTTTACCAGACTTATTTACAAGCTTCCAGCAATGACTACCATATTAGGAAACCGT GCACAGTTACCAGATACCAATGAGCCTGAATTCAGCCAGTTTGTAAGATGTCTTGGACAACGTTTTGCTTCTGCAAAG AACTTGCAAGAAAAGATTCAGTTTCGGAAGGAGACGCTACAACTATTTGGTGATCTTGTTAAACTGATCCAGTTTTCATTGAAGAAGTCAAGCGCAGCTGAAGCGGAACTGAAATGGCTTTACAGAGCAATTGGTTATATTGTAAGAGATTGTGCTCCTGTGTTGTATGTTCAG agcAAGCCTCACCAATCACAGTTACCAGGTCTAATCAGTGAACTACTGCTACCACCTCTTATCTTCAACCCTAACAAGACACTACCAACTAACATGCTAAGTGCAATCAGAGACACACTTAACTTG TTTCTTGAAGGCTTGTCAACATTGGACTTCCACAAAGACGGGTTCATTCGACAGAAGATGCAGGAAATCGTACAACAATATTTTATCAGATTTGCAATT aaaTCATCTCTGATGCCAAATAGTAACAGTGTAACTGCCAATCACCCATTGTTG GTCACTCTATATCCATCTCAACGACACAATCCAACTCCACACATGAG AAAGCTGAGGCAGTTTGTAATTGAAGTTTTAAGGTCCAGATTTATTGCGTTAAAAGGCCAGCAGGCACCAAGCCAGGCAGCCAATGCACTCCAGTTTGTTCATGAACTATTTACCAGGACTAGTTTAGCAAATGAGACAGCTAA AAATGCAGCACCACTTTTAGAcacaattttgaattatttgttGATGTGCGATAATGGTGGACTGAAACGACAGGCATCTCAGATTTTAGTGATTATGATGCAGGCTTGTAAGAGCAGTGCAGATAAAAATATTAA cAAAGATTTATCGTCCATATTACAAAAATTTGTAGATCGCAATCTTCAAGTTCATCAGTCTAGTACGTTTCAAGTGCTTGAAAGTGTTGCTGCCCTCTACCCTCTCCCGATGTATGACATGATTCCATATTTGAATGAACTACTTGCAAAATGTGAGATGAAGAGAGGTGCTGGCACCGATAACCGAATCAG gAGGACATACAAGTCGTTGTTAGGTCATCTGGGGTCAGGTGGAGAAGTTGTAATCCAACAAATTGAACAAGGCAGAGAGGTGTTAGAATACTAA
- the LOC140054862 gene encoding protein MMS22-like has translation MESVGIIEGSMTPPVSPHCMDNWYDDPIDDSLLLQQDEATIETEPSYLFIDCTDGHTSYNIENKATCATRQHQVLTRILSCQDPYPNQFQDTKVKLFGSHFVASTCLLDSKSLIFSLAKQTLGKLKLYLEKISHRALKESDTSDSSRLRHTCIVFLQYLKIYIHRHYKYDENSQCRHNQRLSGLSTALLFEIQGLSMYLGKMTDLPSSIFSQYISSSLKKQSIGHLFLHLILNVRWGLIEVLHLLYNKTKGFATENDVNNLLTTEVNILIDDLIDVARGRFKSISRRSYKNSSPFSCSCLQEFVILLIQFLDQRYDKFETDAFWVMLHKAFKKKVSLDEKGNVELYWWLIMHIAPLYNQNGGLIKDKSDIKSNWTVVGELLKLMFSQFS, from the exons ATGGAGTCTGTCGGCATCATTGAGGGGTCAATGACCCCACCAGTGTCCCCACACTGCATGGATAATTGGTATGATGACCCAATTGATGATTCATTATTACTGCAGCAAGATGAGGCAACAATAG AAACTGAAccttcatatttatttattgactgCACTGATGGACATACATCTTACAACATTGAAAATAAAGCAACTTGCGCAACAAGGCAACACCAAGTACTTACCAG GATTCTGAGTTGCCAGGACCCATATCCAAACCAGTTTCAGGACACAAAAGTGAAGCTGTTTGGCAGCCATTTTGTCGCTTCCACATGCTTGTTGGATTCTAAATCTCTTATTTTCTCTCTGGCAAA gcaAACATTGGGGAAACTGAAGTTGTATTTAGAAAAGATATCTCACAGAGCTTTAAAag AATCTGACACGAGTGATTCTTCAAGACTTCGACATACATGCATtgtatttttacaatatttgaaaatatatatcCATAG GCATTACAAATATGATGAGAATTCACAATGCCGACACAATCAACGTCTGAGTGGTTTATCAACTGCCTTATTGTTTGAGATACAAGGCTTATCAATGTACCTTGGTAAAATGACAGACTTACCTTCTAGTATATTCTCACAGTATATCTCATCAAGTTTGAAGAAG CAAAGCATTGGCCACTTGTTTTTACATCTTATTTTAAATGTCAGATGGGGTCTAATAGAAGTGTTACACTTGCTCTACAACAAAACAAAAG GGTTTGCCACAGAGAATGATGTCAACAATCTACTAACAACGGAGGTCAATATATTAATTGATGACCTCATAGATGTTGCAAGAGGGCGCTTTAAATCA ATATCAAGAAGGAGCTACAAGAATTCATCACCTTTCTCATGTTCGTGTTTGCAAGAATTCGTCATACTACTTATTCAGTTTCTTGATCAACGATATGACAAGTTTGAGACAGAT GCTTTTTGGGTCATGCTTCATAAAGCATTCAAGAAAAAAGTATCGTTGGATGAGAAAG GCAATGTAGAGTTGTATTGGTGGCTTATAATGCATATTGCACCACTTTACAATCAAAATGGTGGACTGATAAAAGATAAA AGTGATATAAAAAGTAACTGGACAGTGGTAGGTGAACTTCTTAAGTTGATGTTTTCTCAG TTTAGTTAA
- the LOC140054765 gene encoding uncharacterized protein — MDGNNEVEYGERQRQLDIDMKYKIGVCIYGLIVITHMIYVMNAPSWAFPAVLALIGFIWYKIQQIRIEKAEHQLKEDRLALETDLHQWAQGRAELVQRLRHIADEINRSRHKSNVAKVSVNCLAFVGDCACLLSTFYGYKLPINGSYIRGAMRATEKLTDVFADALADLNSSRGAQEANRVMEDDQTFNRLGNLKERYRRSLERFISLSTYFDRAILRFETHGDRTEVFLDIGNIFLTRQKVAAFEDNSKVKEIVKSLVFVGGFTDKYLSKTNNDRKEALLGVLNLVADGATIYNRFKEIQSGSPDIAADKVRAIASDLEDQIPTVDGILLEVLLEVANNNNARVTGNL, encoded by the exons ATGGATGGGAACAATGAAGTAGAATATGGTGAACGACAACGACAACTGGATATTGACATGAAGTATAAAATTGGCGTTTGCATTTATGGGTTAATTGTCATAACCCATATGATTTATGTGATGAATGCCCCTTCTTGGGC ATTTCCTGCAGTTTTAGCGTTGATTGGTTTCATTTGGTATAAGATTCAACAAATACGAATTGAGAAGGCAGAGCACCAACTAAAAGAGGATAGACTTGCGTTAGAGACCGACTTACACCAATGGGCACAAGGAAGAGCAGAACTTGTCCAACGTCTTCGACACATTGCAGACGAAATAAACAGGTCACGACACAAAAGCAACGTTGCTAAAGTCTCTGTAAACTGTTTGGCATTTGTTGGGGACTGCGCATGTTTGTTGAGCACCTTTTATGGATACAAACTACCCATTAACGGTTCTTACATTCGAGGTGCAATGCGTGCTACTGAAAAACTTACTGATGTTTTTGCTGACGCACTGGCTGATCTTAATTCAAGCAGGGGAGCACAAGAGGCGAATAGGGTGATGGAAGATGACCAAACGTTTAACAGACTTGGTAATCTGAAGGAGAGATACCGAAGAAGTTTGGAGAGATTCATATCTTTGTCTACCTACTTTGATAGAGCGATATTAAGATTTGAAACCCATGGTGACCGCACAGAAGTATTCTTAG ACATTGGGAATATTTTTCTGACAAGACAGAAAGTAGCGGCGTTCGAGGATAACAGTAAAG TGAAAGAAATAGTAAAATCATTGGTGTTTGTCGGCGGGTTTACTGATAAGTATTTGAGCAAAA CAAACAATGATCGAAAAGAAGCTTTACTGGGCGTACTTAACTTAGTTGCTGATGGGGCGACAATTTATAACCGCTTCAAAGAGATTCAAAGTGGTTCTCCAGATATAGCTGCAGACAAGGTCAGAGCCATAGCAAGTGACTTGGAAGACCAAATCCCGACAGTGGATGGAATACTTCTTGAAGTATTATTGGAAGTAGCAAACAATAACAATGCAAGGGTTACAGGAaatctttaa